The following coding sequences lie in one Rutidosis leptorrhynchoides isolate AG116_Rl617_1_P2 chromosome 4, CSIRO_AGI_Rlap_v1, whole genome shotgun sequence genomic window:
- the LOC139843902 gene encoding DNA-damage-repair/toleration protein 111-like, producing MLGGLYGDLPPPSSTSTTDDDSHSNKTPNPSSNVWSSTVKMAPPTLRKPSASTLIPPPKTLIKPQQTKPKIVNSSASSMGVGPTDMISRNQSFQPALVGVTSSVLEEYDPARPNDYEEYIRERKRKAAEAEIKREIDRRRKEEEEREKREKRDSNSDKNLDFNISGEEAWKRRAAMSGSGGGGGRRSPSPGNGGGGDGFSIEKSETGGLGVGAGGQMTAAQRMMAKMGWKAGQGLGKQEQGITTPLMAKKTDRRAGVIVNASEQKQQAEKKVKGVSINGQPTRVVLLRNMVGPGEVDDDLETEVAEECAKYGTVTRVLIFEITEPNFPVDEAVRIFVQFERSEQATKALVDLEGRFFGGRTVRATFYDEERFNTNELAPMPGEVPGFI from the exons ATGTTGGGTGGATTGTACGGAGACCTACcgccaccatcatcaacatcaacaacaGACGATGATTCCCACAGCAACAAAACCCCAAATCCATCATCAAACGTCTGGTCAAGTACCGTTAAGATGGCCCCACCAACACTCCGTAAACCTTCGGCATCAACCTTAATCCCACCTCCCAAAACCCTAATCAAACCCCAACAAACAAAACCCAAAATTGTTAATTCATCGGCCTCCTCAATGGGAGTGGGCCCTACTGATATGATTTCAAGAAACCAATCTTTTCAACCTGCACTTGTGGGTGTCACGTCTTCAGTACTTGAAGAATACGATCCTGCCAGACCGAATGATTACGAAGAATACATTAGGGAAAGGAAGAGAAAAGCAGCTGAGGCCGAAATTAAACGCGAAATCGATCGTAGGCGAAAAGAGGAAGAAGAAAGGGAAAAAAGAGAGAAAAGGGATAGTAATAGTGATAAAAATTTGGACTTTAATATCTCCGGTGAGGAGGCGTGGAAGCGGCGGGCGGCAATGAGCGGCAGCGGTGGTGGAGGTGGGAGGAGGTCGCCGTCACCTGGGAATGGTGGTGGTGGAGATGGGTTTAGTATTGAGAAGTCGGAAACGGGCGGGTTGGGTGTCGGGGCGGGCGGGCAGATGACTGCTGCACAAAGAATGATGGCTAAAATGGGGTGGAAAGCAGGCCAGGGGTTGGGGAAACAAGAACAGGGGATTACGACACCGTTAATGGCGAAGAAAACTGATAGGAGAGCTGGAGTTATTGTGAATGCTAGTGAACAAAAACAGCAAGCGGAGAAGAAGGTGAAAGGTGTTAGTATTAATGGGCAACCGACTCGTGTTGTGCTTCTTCGAAACATG GTTGGTCCTGGTGAGGTAGATGATGATTTAGAAACCGAAGTTGCGGAGGAATGTGCAAAATACGGAACAGTCACGCGGGTGTTGATATTTGAAATAACGGAGCCTAATTTTCCAGTTGATGAAGCGGTTAGAATCTTTGTGCAGTTTGAAAGATCAGAACAAGCAACAAAAGCACTTGTTGATCTTGAAGGTCGATTTTTTGGTGGTAGGACTGTACGTGCCACTTTCTATGATGAAGAAAGATTTAATACGAATGAGTTGGCCCCGATGCCCGGAGAAGTCCCTGGTTTTATTTAG
- the LOC139843904 gene encoding kxDL motif-containing protein LO9-177 produces MEKEAISAASQEISHQFQTLIDSQDLYSLNQLQNIILGRLQDSNAVLSHFNDYSEQCFAEVSSDLSTNTRLLKSMKSDLDYIFLKLRSLKGKIKATYPDAFPDDSTLEALDRRPDLEIAQ; encoded by the exons ATGGAGAAAGAAGCGATTTCAGCCGCATCCCAAGAGATTTCACACCAATTCCAAACCCTAATCGATTCACAAGATCTATATTCTTTAAACCAATTGCAGAACATCAT ATTGGGGCGTCTGCAGGACAGTAATGCAGTTCTTTCTCATTTTAATGACTATTCAGAACAGTGTTTTGCTGAGGTATCGAGTGATCTTTCTACAAATACGCGCCTCTTAAAGTCAATGAAGTCGGATCTTGATTATATATTTCTAAAGCTGAG GAGTCTTAAAGGAAAGATCAAAGCTACATATCCTGATGCATTCCCGGATGATTCAACGTTAGAAGCTCTTGATAGAAGGCCGGATCTAGAAATAGCTCAGTGA